In the Kribbella sp. NBC_00482 genome, one interval contains:
- a CDS encoding DUF6507 family protein translates to MTDWDIDPEGVSQVLQATYDEALKLETYAGNYGSYLGGVSGNAGGMIADALNGFAIAYNGSFNAIAAQIIASMTGAKDATIAYLDGHQEMALNAARGANGVFDREHEVAERKSEEQMKTREAERPEPEAPSTGQGKFERAGGDELGPAEPYTGTGGTSTVDTGKTPGGAA, encoded by the coding sequence ATGACGGACTGGGACATCGACCCGGAAGGGGTCAGCCAGGTGCTACAGGCGACGTACGACGAGGCTCTGAAGCTCGAGACGTACGCCGGGAACTACGGCTCGTACCTGGGAGGCGTGTCCGGTAACGCCGGCGGCATGATCGCCGACGCGCTGAACGGGTTCGCGATCGCCTACAACGGGTCGTTCAACGCGATCGCGGCGCAGATCATCGCGTCGATGACCGGGGCCAAGGACGCCACGATCGCCTACCTGGACGGGCATCAGGAGATGGCGCTGAACGCGGCGCGGGGCGCGAACGGTGTGTTCGACCGGGAGCACGAGGTCGCGGAGCGCAAGTCGGAGGAACAGATGAAGACGCGCGAGGCGGAGCGCCCGGAGCCCGAGGCTCCCTCGACCGGCCAGGGCAAGTTCGAGAGGGCCGGCGGGGACGAACTGGGTCCGGCCGAGCCGTACACCGGCACCGGGGGCACGTCGACGGTGGACACCGGCAAGACCCCGGGCGGAGCTGCCTGA
- a CDS encoding AraC family transcriptional regulator, which produces MKPRFERPGVPSGTTFTCFTRRDRCFDFAWHFHQEYELTLISAGSGTRYVGTTVERYLPGDLALLGPDLPHTYASEPSDQPSEAAVTQFRHDFLGAGFFELPQFGAVRDLLVGSVRGLSFSDVAPELRADIAGLPHLTSTVQTTRLLDVLHRLADTTATPITGAGYAAAPSTAVRDRIDVVVRYLQKAHTEPVLLDEVAALVHLSPTSFSRFFRAAIGCTLTDYVNQLRVETACRLLTTTSLPVTEVAARSGYRNLANFNRRFRDLKSMRPTHYRAALTR; this is translated from the coding sequence ATGAAGCCGCGCTTCGAACGGCCGGGAGTCCCCAGCGGTACGACGTTCACGTGCTTCACGAGGCGCGACCGGTGCTTTGACTTCGCCTGGCACTTCCACCAGGAGTACGAGCTCACGCTCATCTCCGCCGGATCGGGTACCAGATATGTGGGTACCACCGTCGAGCGGTACCTCCCGGGCGATCTGGCTCTGCTCGGCCCCGACCTGCCGCATACGTATGCGTCCGAGCCGTCCGATCAGCCGTCCGAGGCGGCGGTCACCCAGTTCCGGCACGACTTCCTCGGTGCGGGCTTCTTCGAGCTCCCGCAGTTCGGCGCCGTCCGCGATCTCCTGGTCGGCTCGGTCCGTGGGCTGTCCTTCAGTGACGTCGCACCGGAACTGCGAGCAGACATCGCCGGTCTTCCGCATCTCACGTCGACGGTCCAGACGACGCGGCTTCTCGACGTACTGCATCGTCTTGCCGACACCACGGCGACTCCTATCACGGGCGCCGGGTACGCCGCGGCGCCGAGCACCGCTGTACGCGATCGGATCGACGTCGTGGTCCGGTACCTGCAGAAGGCTCACACCGAGCCGGTGCTCCTGGACGAGGTCGCCGCGCTCGTGCACCTGTCGCCGACGTCGTTCAGCCGTTTCTTCCGCGCTGCCATCGGCTGCACGCTCACCGACTACGTCAACCAGCTGAGAGTGGAGACGGCCTGCCGTCTGCTGACGACGACGTCGCTCCCGGTCACCGAGGTCGCGGCGCGCAGCGGCTACCGGAACCTCGCCAACTTCAACCGCCGCTTCCGCGACCTGAAATCGATGCGCCCGACCCACTACCGGGCCGCGCTGACCCGATGA
- a CDS encoding phytanoyl-CoA dioxygenase family protein, translating into MTTTNISVDELETPYDGLPPTATADFNRNGFAHLSGVLSTETIAEYEPTITSEVIRLNTQHLPLAERDTYGKAFLQVTNLWRQNEKVKELVFARRLAGIAAQLLGVHAVRLYHDQALYKEPSGGITPWHADQYYWPLSSDRCVTLWLPLQETPLEMGPLAFARGSHNFAFGRDLPISDESEEKLKNAVAEQYFEDVVEPFALGDASFHRGWTFHHAGPNRGTQPRRVMTVIYLDADLRTTEPTNDNQTADLANWMPGTEVGQVPQSPLNPILYDSLASGGFANHELRG; encoded by the coding sequence ATGACGACCACGAACATCTCCGTCGACGAGCTCGAGACGCCGTACGACGGGCTGCCGCCGACCGCCACCGCCGACTTCAACCGCAACGGGTTCGCGCACCTCTCCGGTGTGCTGAGCACCGAGACGATCGCGGAGTACGAGCCGACGATCACTTCCGAGGTGATCCGGCTGAACACTCAGCACCTGCCGCTGGCCGAGCGCGATACGTACGGCAAGGCGTTCCTGCAGGTGACGAACCTGTGGCGGCAGAACGAGAAGGTCAAGGAGCTCGTGTTCGCACGACGCCTGGCCGGCATCGCGGCACAGCTCCTCGGGGTTCACGCCGTACGTCTGTACCACGACCAGGCGCTCTACAAGGAGCCGAGCGGCGGCATCACTCCGTGGCACGCCGACCAGTACTACTGGCCGCTGTCCTCCGACCGGTGCGTGACGCTCTGGCTGCCCTTACAGGAGACCCCGCTGGAGATGGGCCCGCTCGCCTTCGCGCGCGGCAGCCACAACTTCGCTTTCGGCCGCGACCTCCCGATCTCCGACGAGTCGGAGGAGAAACTCAAGAACGCCGTGGCCGAGCAGTACTTCGAGGACGTCGTGGAACCGTTCGCACTCGGCGACGCGAGCTTCCACCGCGGCTGGACCTTCCACCACGCCGGACCGAACCGCGGCACCCAGCCTCGCCGCGTCATGACTGTCATCTACCTCGACGCCGACCTCCGCACCACCGAACCGACCAACGACAACCAAACCGCAGACCTCGCCAACTGGATGCCCGGAACCGAGGTAGGCCAGGTCCCCCAATCCCCCCTGAACCCGATCCTGTACGACAGCCTGGCCTCAGGTGGATTCGCGAATCACGAGCTCCGAGGCTAG
- a CDS encoding LacI family DNA-binding transcriptional regulator: MAADQQRRKSATRMDVAKLAGVAPTTVSAILNGRAAELKLAAATVLRVEEAARELRYLPNAAARALRRQGSRTLGLMWGPGYRDTITAAAVHAHQLGYFTVLLNSTGDARDAIMAVRDAGIAGLMCPAGGQQQAFGEELHAAGVPVVWMDPYFTEDHGLPGPLIAIDARIGTRALAKHLVARGHRSLVALTGPNAALPARPTSPEAAGPRYQPLIEAFGDGFSAVYADDWEAGSGRAAIERLIAAGNVPDALFAASDRLAAGAMSACLRAGLQVPGDIAIAGFGNEDFSECLTPALTTVQWPLRKLAQRGVDLLVQTVDQPETEPQRQVLASELVIREST, from the coding sequence ATGGCAGCGGACCAGCAGAGGCGCAAGAGCGCGACCCGGATGGATGTGGCGAAGCTCGCCGGGGTGGCGCCGACGACGGTTTCGGCGATCCTGAACGGCCGGGCCGCCGAGCTGAAACTGGCCGCGGCAACGGTCCTTCGGGTCGAGGAGGCCGCCCGCGAACTTCGCTATCTCCCGAACGCCGCTGCCCGTGCGCTGCGCCGGCAGGGTTCACGCACGTTGGGCCTGATGTGGGGGCCTGGTTATCGGGACACGATCACCGCGGCCGCGGTGCACGCACACCAACTCGGGTATTTCACCGTCCTGCTCAATTCCACCGGCGATGCGCGCGACGCGATCATGGCGGTGCGGGACGCCGGGATCGCCGGCCTGATGTGCCCGGCCGGTGGGCAGCAGCAGGCCTTCGGCGAGGAACTGCACGCCGCCGGAGTCCCGGTGGTGTGGATGGATCCGTACTTCACCGAGGACCACGGCCTGCCAGGTCCGCTGATCGCGATCGACGCCCGGATCGGCACCAGAGCACTGGCGAAACACCTCGTCGCGCGGGGTCATCGGAGCCTCGTCGCGCTGACCGGACCTAACGCGGCCCTCCCTGCGCGTCCGACGTCACCGGAAGCGGCCGGCCCGCGGTACCAGCCGCTGATCGAGGCGTTCGGCGACGGCTTCTCCGCGGTGTACGCCGATGACTGGGAAGCGGGCTCCGGTCGCGCGGCCATCGAACGACTGATTGCTGCTGGCAACGTTCCCGACGCGCTGTTCGCGGCCAGCGACCGGCTGGCGGCGGGCGCCATGAGTGCCTGCCTTCGAGCCGGCCTGCAGGTTCCCGGCGACATCGCGATCGCAGGCTTCGGTAACGAAGACTTCAGCGAATGCCTCACTCCTGCACTGACCACGGTGCAGTGGCCGCTGCGCAAGCTCGCTCAGCGCGGTGTGGACCTCCTCGTCCAGACCGTCGACCAGCCCGAAACCGAACCGCAGCGCCAGGTCCTAGCCTCGGAGCTCGTGATTCGCGAATCCACCTGA
- a CDS encoding ABC transporter permease, whose translation MTARRRASSASASPHRLASGDGRGASRRDRLRRDLALLIMAAPGLLLLLLFHYVPLLGNVVAFKDYLPYVGLVDSPWIGLRNFTDLFADPDFWNALRNTLEITFLQVVLFFPAAIGLAILLHGVLRSWLRRLIQNIVYLPHFISWVIVIVLFQQTLGGAGMINSFARSHGFATFDIMTSPHLFKLLVTAEGIWKDAGWGTIIFLAALAAIDVQLYESAAVDGAGRWRQLWHVTLPGIRPVIVLLLVLRLGEALSVGFEPIILQRASVGADASEVLDSYVYFHGVVDSNWGVAVAAGLLKGLVGFLLILTANKAAHALGEQGVYQR comes from the coding sequence ATGACAGCCCGTCGTCGCGCCTCTTCGGCAAGCGCTTCCCCCCACCGCCTGGCGAGCGGCGACGGTCGCGGCGCATCGCGACGTGACCGGCTGCGCCGCGACCTGGCGTTGCTGATCATGGCGGCGCCCGGTCTCCTGCTGCTCCTGCTCTTCCACTACGTCCCGTTGCTCGGGAACGTGGTCGCCTTCAAGGACTACCTGCCGTACGTCGGCCTCGTGGACAGCCCGTGGATCGGGCTACGGAACTTCACCGATCTGTTCGCCGACCCCGACTTCTGGAACGCACTGCGGAACACGCTCGAGATCACGTTTCTCCAGGTCGTGCTGTTCTTCCCGGCCGCGATCGGCCTGGCGATCCTCCTGCACGGCGTCCTGCGGTCCTGGCTGCGCCGCTTGATCCAGAACATCGTCTACCTGCCGCACTTCATCTCCTGGGTGATCGTGATCGTGCTGTTCCAGCAGACGCTGGGCGGCGCGGGGATGATCAACTCGTTCGCCCGCAGTCACGGCTTCGCGACGTTCGACATCATGACCAGTCCGCACCTGTTCAAGCTGCTGGTCACGGCCGAGGGCATCTGGAAGGACGCCGGCTGGGGCACGATCATCTTTCTCGCGGCCCTCGCGGCCATCGATGTTCAGCTGTACGAATCGGCCGCGGTCGACGGCGCCGGACGGTGGCGGCAACTGTGGCACGTGACCCTCCCGGGGATCCGCCCGGTGATCGTGCTGCTGCTCGTACTGCGTCTCGGCGAGGCGTTGTCCGTCGGCTTCGAGCCGATCATCCTGCAGCGAGCGTCCGTCGGCGCCGACGCGTCCGAAGTACTCGACAGCTACGTCTATTTCCACGGCGTGGTCGACAGCAACTGGGGCGTCGCCGTCGCCGCAGGCCTGCTGAAAGGCCTCGTCGGGTTCCTCCTCATCCTCACGGCGAACAAGGCAGCTCATGCCCTGGGCGAGCAGGGGGTGTACCAGCGATGA
- a CDS encoding carbohydrate ABC transporter permease: MTDLRPPWMEEPTVAGKVSKAAALSVVCVLVLLPFAGVLSTSLSSQKALAEAGSYVLIPRDPTWAAYREIWAGGAVTRALLISAGVTIVGSVLATTVTALLAYGLSRRGSFGHRAILSAVLLTFLFHPGIIPQYLTVKSLGLLDSYAALILPTALSAFNVIIMRGFFMGLPTELYDSARIDGAGEFRIFGQIVVPLSKAVIAVVGLFYAVGFWNAWFNALLYLNDSHKWPLQLLLRTYVLQGQSLGDSSAAASGEAPPPEQAVQAAVVIVALVPILLVYPFLQRHFTKGVLTGAVKG, encoded by the coding sequence ATGACGGATCTGCGTCCGCCGTGGATGGAGGAGCCGACCGTTGCCGGCAAGGTCAGCAAGGCTGCCGCTCTGTCGGTCGTGTGCGTGCTGGTACTACTCCCCTTCGCCGGCGTTCTCTCCACGAGCCTCTCCAGCCAGAAGGCGCTCGCCGAAGCGGGTTCGTACGTTCTCATCCCGCGCGATCCGACCTGGGCGGCGTACCGGGAGATCTGGGCCGGCGGCGCTGTCACCCGCGCACTGTTGATCAGTGCCGGTGTGACCATCGTGGGCAGTGTGCTGGCGACGACCGTGACAGCGCTCCTCGCCTACGGTCTGAGCCGTCGCGGGTCATTCGGGCACCGCGCGATCCTGAGCGCCGTACTGCTCACCTTCCTGTTTCATCCCGGCATCATTCCGCAGTATCTGACCGTCAAGTCCCTGGGTCTGCTCGACAGCTACGCGGCCTTGATCCTGCCGACCGCGCTCAGTGCGTTCAACGTGATCATCATGCGCGGCTTCTTCATGGGGCTGCCGACCGAGCTGTACGACAGCGCGCGGATCGACGGCGCCGGCGAGTTCCGGATCTTCGGGCAGATCGTCGTACCGCTGTCCAAAGCGGTCATCGCGGTCGTCGGGCTGTTCTACGCGGTCGGCTTCTGGAACGCGTGGTTCAACGCCCTGCTCTATCTGAACGACTCCCACAAGTGGCCGCTGCAGCTGCTGCTCAGAACCTACGTCCTGCAAGGTCAGTCGCTCGGCGACAGCTCGGCCGCCGCCTCGGGCGAGGCACCGCCGCCGGAGCAGGCGGTGCAGGCAGCCGTCGTGATCGTCGCGCTGGTCCCGATCTTGCTGGTCTACCCGTTCCTGCAACGCCACTTCACCAAAGGCGTACTCACCGGCGCGGTCAAAGGCTGA
- a CDS encoding extracellular solute-binding protein, giving the protein MSSINREVSRRTALKSAVLGGSALAFGVPSLVACGNNGGTGATTAKQVDLPTYRVPTGVKPDLAGEPARGIQDGFFTMPKDLRRSVDSAPMSGGEISIMVPTLAPPPPALNNNTYAQAMNARLGGKFTVRTAPSSEYGTKVDTLLAGNDLPDMVLVQDFGQPRLDKLLENKFADLSDLLTGDKILDHPHLAAIPSKAWTNARMFGRLWGVPVERPLLWNVMLARTDLMKADPSSIATTDDFAAMCAEVNDPRHNRWALTGSYGSFSLPAFAAAFGAPNNWSKNSDGSFTRDFETDEYKAAVEFTAKLRQSGYFHPRSANLTGSQMTELFVSGQIVCNAGQLSGWKALTSVQGLKSSQVTAMPLFSAKGQQPALYYGSGVYGVVLLKKAANDRAAECLRLLNLYAAPFGTEEYLLVHYGISGPDYQFENGEPKLTDVGKKEVVNVGYVSGSEFRVMYGPGQADWVRAQYQWEKTVAPHGLADPTLGLYSETASRSGDEEQKVRDTVSDVIMGRKKIDDFTAAVKTWKSAVGDKIRDEYAKQPG; this is encoded by the coding sequence ATGTCATCCATCAACCGAGAAGTCTCCCGCAGAACGGCGCTGAAGTCCGCTGTCCTCGGCGGTTCCGCCCTCGCGTTCGGCGTACCGAGTCTCGTTGCTTGTGGCAACAACGGCGGTACGGGCGCCACTACCGCCAAGCAGGTCGATCTACCTACGTACCGGGTGCCGACCGGTGTGAAGCCGGATCTGGCCGGCGAACCGGCCCGCGGGATCCAGGACGGGTTCTTCACGATGCCGAAGGATCTCCGGCGTTCGGTCGACAGCGCCCCGATGAGCGGCGGCGAGATCAGCATCATGGTGCCGACGCTCGCTCCCCCGCCGCCCGCGCTCAACAACAACACCTACGCACAGGCCATGAACGCCCGCCTCGGGGGGAAGTTCACGGTTCGTACGGCGCCGTCCAGCGAGTACGGCACCAAGGTCGACACCTTGCTGGCGGGCAACGACTTGCCTGACATGGTCCTGGTTCAGGACTTCGGCCAACCGCGGCTCGACAAGCTGCTCGAGAACAAGTTCGCCGACCTCTCGGACCTGTTGACCGGGGACAAGATCCTGGACCACCCGCATCTCGCCGCGATCCCGTCCAAGGCCTGGACCAACGCCCGCATGTTCGGCCGGCTGTGGGGCGTTCCGGTCGAGCGTCCCCTGCTCTGGAACGTCATGCTGGCCCGCACAGACCTGATGAAGGCGGACCCCAGCAGCATCGCCACGACCGACGACTTCGCGGCCATGTGCGCCGAGGTCAACGATCCACGCCACAATCGCTGGGCTCTCACCGGATCGTACGGATCGTTCAGCCTGCCGGCGTTCGCGGCCGCGTTCGGCGCACCCAACAACTGGAGCAAGAACTCCGACGGCAGCTTCACCCGGGACTTCGAGACCGACGAGTACAAAGCAGCCGTCGAGTTCACCGCGAAGCTCCGGCAGTCCGGCTACTTCCATCCGAGGTCCGCGAACCTCACCGGCTCTCAGATGACCGAACTCTTCGTTTCCGGACAGATCGTCTGCAACGCCGGTCAGCTGAGCGGGTGGAAGGCTCTGACCAGCGTGCAAGGCCTGAAGTCCTCGCAGGTGACAGCGATGCCGCTGTTCAGCGCCAAGGGCCAGCAGCCGGCGCTCTACTACGGGTCCGGCGTGTACGGCGTCGTCCTGCTGAAGAAGGCCGCCAACGACCGGGCCGCGGAATGCCTGCGCCTGCTCAACCTCTATGCCGCGCCCTTCGGCACCGAGGAGTACCTCCTGGTCCACTACGGCATCTCCGGGCCGGACTACCAGTTCGAGAACGGCGAGCCGAAGTTGACGGATGTCGGCAAGAAGGAAGTCGTCAACGTCGGGTACGTCAGCGGGTCCGAGTTCCGGGTGATGTACGGCCCCGGCCAGGCCGACTGGGTCCGGGCGCAGTACCAGTGGGAGAAGACCGTCGCCCCGCACGGACTCGCCGATCCGACCCTCGGTCTGTACTCCGAAACCGCGAGCCGCTCCGGCGACGAGGAGCAGAAGGTCCGCGACACCGTCAGCGACGTCATCATGGGACGCAAGAAGATCGACGACTTCACCGCCGCGGTCAAGACCTGGAAGTCCGCCGTCGGCGACAAGATCCGGGACGAATACGCCAAGCAGCCCGGATGA
- a CDS encoding right-handed parallel beta-helix repeat-containing protein codes for MRTRWLAATAVPGILGALLAGALTDPAQAAAGTYYVSPNGSDSNSGLSPSQAWKTIAKVNSFTYPQGSLVYFEGGQTFTGCLVFNSTNVPASSASTPFRVYSYGTGQATIQSNCTGDTSAAITADAVNGFQLNNIKVVNGSTTAAGVLLQNQTSSTATTGLRITNSDISGFGTPSGSASAFGAQIMVLGYALNSHSGPLDDIQILNNKLHGASVTSTAGPGIYGWGSGVNITNVRVEGNTVYNLGMAPKTTGAGLTANGWNGAIIQHNVVHDIGANVTSCGGTSGIMSYTSNNVTIRNNEVYKVQPVPAYTAGCDWDGIDLDGGTTNSLVEYNYTHDNAGSGLLAYTSTAASRVWGPNTYRYNISQNDDWANAQGGLFDVVPNAPKNALSIYGNTLFSNKDQSANKKAGASACFNFGYSTGTWAAGSQIKDNICYLANKGSSGKTGQFYYNPYTQTGMTLANNLYYGTNTGGWRWGGTTYADFAAWKAAGLETGAVWGDPLFTSPGGGGTCSWSPPSGTGPQPCPQAYTLKAGSPALGAGTPVSGNGGVDYYGATIPNPPNIGADAS; via the coding sequence ATGAGAACGAGATGGCTCGCCGCAACCGCCGTTCCCGGGATACTCGGAGCCCTCCTGGCCGGTGCCCTCACAGATCCCGCGCAAGCCGCCGCCGGCACGTACTACGTCTCGCCCAACGGAAGCGACAGCAACAGCGGACTCTCCCCCAGCCAGGCCTGGAAGACGATCGCAAAGGTCAACAGCTTCACCTATCCACAAGGCAGCCTCGTCTACTTCGAAGGCGGGCAGACGTTCACCGGCTGCCTGGTCTTCAACTCGACGAACGTGCCGGCCTCATCCGCGTCGACGCCGTTCCGCGTCTACTCGTACGGCACCGGGCAGGCCACCATCCAGTCCAACTGCACCGGCGACACCTCGGCGGCGATCACCGCAGATGCTGTCAACGGCTTCCAGCTGAACAACATCAAGGTCGTCAACGGCAGCACGACCGCGGCCGGCGTACTGCTGCAGAACCAAACATCGTCGACAGCAACGACCGGTCTGCGGATCACCAACTCCGACATCTCCGGCTTCGGTACGCCGAGCGGCAGCGCGAGCGCGTTCGGCGCCCAGATCATGGTGCTCGGGTATGCGCTGAACAGTCACAGCGGGCCGCTGGACGACATCCAGATCCTCAACAACAAGCTGCACGGCGCCAGCGTCACCTCCACCGCAGGTCCGGGCATCTACGGGTGGGGCTCGGGCGTCAACATCACGAACGTCCGGGTCGAGGGCAACACCGTGTACAACCTGGGCATGGCGCCCAAAACCACCGGTGCCGGGCTGACCGCCAACGGCTGGAACGGCGCGATCATCCAGCACAACGTCGTCCATGACATCGGCGCCAATGTGACCTCGTGCGGCGGCACCAGCGGCATCATGTCCTACACCTCGAACAACGTCACCATCCGCAACAACGAGGTGTACAAGGTGCAGCCGGTTCCGGCGTACACGGCCGGGTGCGACTGGGACGGCATCGATCTCGACGGCGGTACGACGAACTCGCTCGTCGAGTACAACTACACCCACGACAACGCCGGCAGCGGTCTGCTCGCCTACACCTCGACAGCGGCGTCACGAGTGTGGGGACCGAACACCTACCGATACAACATCTCCCAGAACGACGACTGGGCCAATGCACAGGGCGGCCTGTTCGACGTCGTACCGAACGCGCCGAAGAACGCGCTGTCCATCTACGGGAACACCTTGTTCAGCAACAAGGATCAGAGCGCGAACAAGAAGGCCGGGGCCAGCGCCTGCTTCAACTTCGGCTACAGCACCGGCACCTGGGCCGCCGGCTCCCAGATCAAGGACAACATCTGCTACCTGGCCAACAAGGGCAGCTCGGGCAAGACCGGGCAGTTCTACTACAACCCGTACACGCAGACCGGGATGACGCTCGCGAACAACCTGTACTACGGCACGAACACGGGCGGTTGGCGCTGGGGAGGCACGACGTACGCCGACTTCGCCGCCTGGAAGGCCGCGGGTCTCGAGACGGGCGCTGTCTGGGGCGACCCGCTGTTCACCTCGCCTGGTGGCGGCGGCACCTGCTCGTGGTCGCCGCCCTCGGGAACCGGACCGCAACCCTGTCCGCAGGCCTACACGCTCAAGGCCGGCTCCCCCGCACTCGGAGCGGGTACGCCGGTGTCCGGCAACGGCGGCGTCGACTACTACGGCGCCACCATCCCCAACCCACCCAACATCGGAGCCGACGCCAGCTGA
- a CDS encoding S1C family serine protease, translating to MAAPPAGVTGTRRRAGFFIGTLALSIAAGGVAGAVTGARDPVADLQQAAPPAAAAQGSITAAAASVLPGVVSVRAGRATGSGFAIDQQGHVVTNAHVVEGASDVSLVLSNGRTVDARVVGADEDNDLAVLQVSTSDAAGLRALTLGRSAQLQVGDPVLAVGSPLGLEGTVTAGIVSAVNRQARFGDDGTRQSAIQTDAAINPGNSGGPLVNAAGQVVGVNTAIATLGTSRSGNIGIGFAIPVDRMTTIVKTLLD from the coding sequence GTGGCGGCACCTCCGGCCGGGGTGACGGGCACTCGTAGGCGTGCTGGGTTCTTCATCGGCACGCTCGCGCTCTCGATCGCCGCCGGGGGAGTAGCAGGTGCTGTCACAGGTGCCCGCGACCCAGTTGCGGACCTCCAACAGGCAGCACCGCCAGCGGCAGCCGCCCAGGGTTCCATCACGGCAGCCGCCGCGAGCGTCCTCCCAGGAGTCGTCTCAGTACGCGCGGGCCGCGCGACCGGCTCCGGCTTCGCGATCGACCAGCAAGGTCATGTGGTGACCAACGCTCACGTGGTGGAAGGAGCGAGCGATGTCTCACTGGTCCTGTCGAACGGCCGTACGGTCGACGCCCGCGTCGTCGGCGCCGACGAGGACAACGACCTCGCCGTACTCCAGGTCTCGACCTCCGACGCCGCGGGACTGCGCGCGCTCACGCTCGGCCGGTCCGCGCAACTCCAGGTCGGCGACCCGGTGCTGGCCGTCGGATCCCCACTCGGCCTGGAAGGAACGGTGACGGCCGGCATCGTCAGCGCCGTCAACCGCCAGGCCCGCTTCGGCGACGACGGCACCCGCCAGTCCGCCATCCAGACCGACGCCGCCATCAACCCCGGCAACTCCGGCGGCCCCCTCGTCAACGCCGCCGGTCAGGTAGTCGGCGTCAACACCGCCATAGCCACCCTAGGCACCTCCCGCTCCGGCAACATCGGCATCGGCTTCGCCATCCCAGTAGACCGAATGACCACCATCGTCAAAACCCTCCTCGACTGA
- a CDS encoding VWA domain-containing protein: MRFEQPLWLWLLVLVAALVVAYLIAQRRRTKYAVRFATLPMLEKIAPVRPGWRRHAPAAAFLAALTVLTIAIARPVADIRVPRERATVLVAMDISNSMAATDVAPNRFETAKQAAVQFVRDLPEKFNVGLVSFARTATVVSAPSTNHQATVDAINGLQLRDSTAIGDAVLTSLQAVRSIDPDDPPPSRIVLLSDGGNTAGSPVDEAAAAATQAGVPVSTIAYGTPEGTVNLEGRDIPVPADTEALKGLADATSGSFYEAENDEQLRDVYSDLQSSIGWTTEPREITNLVAGVALAAALLAALASLLWFSRLP, encoded by the coding sequence ATGAGATTCGAGCAACCTCTGTGGCTCTGGCTGCTGGTGCTGGTCGCCGCGCTCGTGGTGGCGTACCTGATCGCCCAGCGGCGCAGGACGAAGTACGCCGTCCGCTTCGCGACGCTTCCGATGCTGGAGAAGATCGCCCCTGTGCGGCCCGGCTGGCGCCGGCACGCGCCAGCCGCGGCCTTTCTCGCGGCATTGACCGTACTGACCATCGCGATCGCCCGGCCGGTCGCCGACATCCGGGTCCCGCGGGAGCGGGCCACCGTGCTGGTCGCGATGGACATCTCGAACTCGATGGCGGCGACCGATGTCGCGCCGAACCGGTTCGAGACCGCCAAACAGGCGGCAGTCCAGTTCGTGCGGGACCTGCCCGAGAAGTTCAACGTCGGGCTGGTGTCGTTCGCGCGGACGGCGACCGTGGTGTCGGCGCCGAGTACGAATCATCAGGCGACAGTGGACGCGATCAACGGTCTGCAGCTGCGCGACTCGACGGCGATCGGGGACGCCGTACTCACGAGCCTGCAAGCGGTGCGGTCGATCGACCCGGACGATCCGCCGCCGAGCCGGATCGTGCTGCTGTCCGACGGCGGCAACACTGCGGGCAGCCCGGTCGACGAGGCTGCCGCTGCGGCCACGCAAGCCGGCGTACCTGTGTCGACGATCGCGTACGGGACGCCCGAGGGCACTGTGAATCTGGAAGGGCGCGACATCCCGGTTCCCGCCGACACCGAGGCGTTGAAGGGTCTTGCCGACGCGACCAGCGGGTCGTTCTACGAGGCCGAGAACGACGAGCAGTTGCGCGACGTGTACTCCGACCTGCAGTCCTCCATCGGCTGGACCACCGAGCCCCGCGAGATCACCAACCTGGTCGCGGGCGTTGCCCTGGCCGCGGCGCTCCTGGCCGCCTTGGCCTCGCTGCTCTGGTTCTCCCGCCTCCCGTAA